The Herpetosiphonaceae bacterium genome includes a region encoding these proteins:
- a CDS encoding metal ABC transporter ATP-binding protein, which yields MLHPRAAIQPASIGAPSAAAAIELEDATVAYGAHVVLDHITLKVPAAQIIGLIGPNGAGKTTLLKAIVGATRLLSGRVRVLGQPIESVRQRVAYVPQRRDVDWSFPLSVLDVVLMGRYGRLGIWKRPRRHDREIALHALEQVRLGGRRDCQIGELSGGQQQRVFLARALAQEADLLLLDEPFNGIDTTTQSVIFDLLCEQRNQGHTVLLSTHDLHSVEQNCDQLVALNRGIVAFGPVDQVFTAPILRSTFGSQVAVVGDEQAVIVNR from the coding sequence ATGCTTCATCCACGTGCGGCGATACAACCGGCCTCGATCGGCGCTCCATCGGCAGCCGCCGCGATCGAATTGGAAGATGCGACGGTGGCCTACGGCGCGCATGTCGTGCTCGATCACATCACGCTGAAGGTACCAGCGGCGCAGATTATCGGGCTGATCGGGCCGAACGGCGCGGGCAAGACCACGCTGCTCAAGGCGATCGTCGGCGCGACGCGGCTGCTGAGCGGGCGGGTGCGCGTGCTTGGACAGCCGATCGAGTCGGTGCGCCAGCGGGTGGCGTACGTGCCGCAGCGCCGCGATGTCGACTGGAGCTTTCCGCTAAGCGTGCTGGATGTGGTGCTGATGGGGCGCTACGGGCGGCTCGGCATCTGGAAGCGGCCCCGCAGGCATGATCGCGAGATTGCGCTGCATGCGCTGGAGCAGGTGCGGCTCGGCGGGCGGCGCGACTGTCAGATCGGAGAGCTGTCGGGCGGGCAGCAGCAGCGCGTGTTTCTGGCTCGTGCCCTGGCGCAGGAGGCCGATCTGCTGCTGCTGGACGAGCCGTTCAACGGCATCGACACCACAACCCAGAGCGTGATCTTCGACCTGCTCTGCGAGCAGCGCAACCAGGGCCATACGGTGCTGCTCTCCACGCACGACCTGCACTCCGTCGAGCAAAACTGCGATCAACTGGTGGCGCTCAATCGCGGCATTGTCGCCTTCGGCCCCGTCGATCAGGTCTTTACCGCGCCGATCCTGCGCTCGACCTTCGGCTCGCAGGTGGCGGTCGTCGGCGATGAGCAGGCGGTGATTGTCAATCGGTAG